In one Streptomyces sp. NBC_01288 genomic region, the following are encoded:
- a CDS encoding ArnT family glycosyltransferase yields MTSTLPAVTTTVPAQRQPAPETSSAGRTAPPSRLRSSRSDLLLCGLLLVAILVVQGWNIADYPTLSDDEGTYLAQAWAVQQGTGLAHYTYWYDHPPLGWIQIALLTWIPAHFSPDSMTVGTMRLAMLVISAISAILVYVLARRLSLPRWAAGLGMVLFGLSPLSVILQREIFLDNIAVMWMLLAFCLAASPSRHLWHHFGAGLAGAASVLTKETMLIVLPALLLTMWRHGHRDTRKFALTGAITACVLIGFSYPLFALLKGELLPGSGHVSLWDGLKYQMTRPGSGFILDQGTGSYGVLHSWLYYDRVLPLGGLAGALLLLVTWRWSVTARSLAGPAMTVAILALVSMRPNGYLPAMYIIGALPFLALVLAGGTASVAHAVLRRWRAEGEKRYVTGGRYALAVVLAIAAGAYVVPKWYDGDRTAMTTDANAPYRAASQWLSTEVADPKDTRVLVDDALWLDLVHAGYRPGLGVIWFYKADLDPAVTKTMPHGWKDIDYVVASPTVRRDAVDLPNVKAAIEHSTPVATFGTGDDRIEIRQIQSETVGAQ; encoded by the coding sequence GTGACTTCCACCCTTCCCGCGGTGACCACCACGGTCCCCGCGCAGCGGCAGCCTGCGCCTGAAACCAGTTCGGCCGGTCGAACAGCGCCACCTTCGCGGCTCCGTTCCTCCCGGTCCGACCTCCTCCTCTGCGGTCTCCTCCTCGTCGCGATCCTCGTCGTGCAGGGCTGGAACATCGCCGACTACCCGACGCTCAGCGACGACGAGGGCACCTACCTCGCCCAGGCCTGGGCCGTCCAACAGGGCACGGGCCTGGCCCACTACACCTACTGGTACGACCACCCGCCCCTCGGCTGGATCCAGATCGCCCTGCTCACCTGGATCCCCGCGCACTTCAGCCCCGACTCGATGACCGTCGGCACCATGCGCCTCGCGATGCTGGTCATCAGCGCTATCAGCGCGATCCTCGTCTACGTCCTCGCCCGACGGCTCTCGCTCCCGCGCTGGGCGGCCGGGCTCGGCATGGTGCTCTTCGGGCTCTCCCCGCTGTCCGTGATCCTCCAGCGGGAGATCTTCCTCGACAACATCGCCGTGATGTGGATGCTGCTCGCGTTCTGCCTGGCCGCGTCCCCAAGTCGCCATCTCTGGCACCACTTCGGCGCGGGTCTCGCAGGCGCGGCCTCGGTCCTCACCAAGGAGACGATGCTCATCGTCCTGCCCGCGCTGCTGCTCACCATGTGGCGCCACGGACACCGCGACACCCGCAAGTTCGCGCTCACCGGCGCCATCACCGCCTGCGTCCTGATCGGCTTCTCGTATCCCCTCTTCGCCCTGCTCAAGGGCGAGTTGCTGCCGGGCAGCGGCCACGTCTCCCTGTGGGACGGCCTCAAGTACCAGATGACCAGACCGGGTTCGGGCTTCATCCTCGACCAGGGCACCGGCTCCTACGGCGTCCTCCACTCCTGGCTGTACTACGACCGTGTCCTGCCGCTGGGCGGTCTCGCCGGGGCGCTGCTCCTGCTGGTCACCTGGCGCTGGTCGGTCACCGCCCGCTCCCTCGCCGGACCGGCCATGACCGTGGCGATCCTCGCCCTGGTCTCGATGCGGCCCAACGGCTACCTGCCGGCGATGTACATCATCGGCGCGCTGCCCTTCCTCGCGCTCGTGCTGGCCGGGGGCACCGCCTCCGTCGCCCACGCGGTACTGCGCAGATGGCGCGCCGAGGGGGAGAAACGGTACGTCACCGGGGGCCGGTACGCGCTCGCCGTGGTCCTCGCGATCGCGGCCGGCGCCTATGTCGTACCGAAGTGGTACGACGGCGACCGCACCGCCATGACCACCGACGCCAACGCCCCCTACCGGGCCGCCTCCCAGTGGCTCTCCACCGAGGTCGCCGACCCGAAGGACACCCGCGTCCTCGTCGACGACGCGCTCTGGCTGGACCTGGTGCACGCCGGGTACCGGCCCGGGCTCGGGGTCATCTGGTTCTACAAGGCCGACCTCGACCCCGCCGTCACCAAGACGATGCCGCACGGCTGGAAGGACATCGACTACGTGGTGGCCTCCCCGACGGTACGGCGCGACGCGGTCGACCTGCCCAACGTCAAGGCGGCGATCGAGCACTCCACCCCGGTCGCCACCTTCGGCACCGGCGACGACCGCATCGAGATCCGGCAGATCCAGTCCGAGACCGTGGGAGCCCAGTGA
- a CDS encoding glycosyltransferase encodes MLTSVFIAVVSLALFWMAAFTLWWQMHAWRTPEVLASTRFSSPDGDEHVSFSLLLPARHEQAVLDHTIQRLLESTHTDFEIIVIVGHDDPETAAVANSAAERDPRVRVVVDTHEKKNKPKAMNTALPHCRGDVVGVFDAEDQVHPALLAHVDHAFRTTGADVVQGGVQLINFHSSWYSLRNCLEYFFWFRSRLHLHAQKGFIPLGGNTVFVRTDVLREADGWDPNCLAEDCDLGVRLSSVGKKVVVAYDSDMVTREETPGSLMSLLKQRTRWNQGFLQVYRKKDWKQLPGFGQRLLARYTLMTPFLQAFSGVIIPLNAAVALFLDVPVGIAFLTFLPLVTAAVTFVFEVVGLHDFGKQYGLRVRAVHYLKLVVGGPFYQVLLAGAAIRAVWREQRGRNDWELTSHVGAHLTETAVIREDVPA; translated from the coding sequence GTGCTGACGTCTGTCTTCATCGCTGTCGTTTCGCTGGCCCTGTTCTGGATGGCCGCCTTCACCCTGTGGTGGCAGATGCACGCGTGGCGTACGCCCGAAGTGCTCGCCTCCACCCGATTCAGCAGCCCGGACGGGGACGAGCACGTCTCGTTCTCGTTGCTGCTGCCGGCCCGGCACGAACAGGCCGTGCTCGACCACACCATCCAGCGGCTGCTGGAGTCCACGCACACCGACTTCGAGATCATCGTGATCGTGGGGCACGACGACCCCGAGACCGCGGCGGTGGCGAACAGCGCCGCCGAACGCGACCCGCGCGTCCGTGTCGTCGTCGACACACACGAGAAGAAGAACAAACCGAAGGCCATGAACACGGCGCTGCCGCACTGCCGCGGCGATGTCGTCGGGGTCTTCGACGCCGAGGACCAGGTCCATCCGGCGCTGCTCGCCCACGTCGACCACGCGTTCCGGACGACGGGAGCGGACGTCGTCCAAGGGGGCGTCCAGCTCATCAACTTCCACTCCAGCTGGTACAGCCTGCGCAACTGCCTGGAGTACTTCTTCTGGTTCCGCTCCCGACTGCACCTGCACGCGCAGAAGGGGTTCATCCCGCTGGGCGGCAACACCGTCTTCGTGCGGACCGACGTCCTGCGCGAGGCCGACGGCTGGGACCCCAACTGCCTCGCCGAGGACTGCGACTTGGGCGTCCGCCTGTCCAGCGTCGGCAAGAAGGTCGTCGTCGCCTACGACTCCGACATGGTGACCCGGGAGGAGACCCCCGGCTCGCTGATGTCGTTGCTGAAGCAGCGAACTCGCTGGAACCAGGGCTTCCTTCAGGTCTACCGCAAGAAGGACTGGAAGCAACTCCCGGGATTCGGGCAGCGGTTGCTCGCCCGCTACACGCTGATGACGCCGTTCCTCCAGGCCTTCTCCGGGGTGATCATCCCGCTCAACGCGGCGGTCGCGCTCTTCCTGGACGTGCCGGTGGGCATCGCCTTCCTCACCTTCCTGCCGCTGGTCACCGCCGCCGTCACCTTCGTGTTCGAGGTCGTCGGCCTGCACGACTTCGGCAAGCAGTACGGACTCCGCGTCCGCGCCGTCCACTATCTGAAGCTCGTCGTGGGCGGCCCCTTCTACCAGGTGCTCCTGGCCGGAGCCGCGATTCGCGCAGTGTGGCGTGAGCAACGCGGGCGAAACGACTGGGAGTTGACGTCCCACGTCGGCGCGCACCTCACCGAAACCGCAGTGATCCGAGAGGACGTTCCTGCGTGA
- a CDS encoding thioredoxin domain-containing protein, whose translation MPNRLAHETSPYLLQHADNPVDWWPWSEEAFAEARRRGVPVLLSVGYSSCHWCHVLARESFEDEAVAAYMNEHFVSIKVDREERPDVDAVYMEAVQAATGQGGWPMTVFLTPDAEPFYFGTYFPPAPRHGMPSFRQVLEGVRSAWTDRRDEVAEVAGKITRDLSRREIDYGGTEAPGEEELSGALLGLTREYDPQRGGFGGAPKFPPSMALEFLLRHHARTGSEGALEMARDTCERMARGGIYDQLAGGFARYSVDREWVVPHFEKMLYDNALLCRVYAHLWRSTGSELARRVAVETADFIVRELRTNEGGFASALDADSDDGTGKHVEGAYYVWTPAQLTEVLGEDAELAAQYFGVTDDGTFEEGQSVLQLPQSEGVFDAEKVESVKSRLLDARSQRPAPGRDDKVVAAWNGLAIAALAETGAYFDRPDLVEAAVSAADLLVRLHLDEHAKLARTSKDGQVGANAGVLEDYADVAEGFLALASVTGEGVWLEFAGFLLDHVLAGFVDESGALYDTAVDAEQLIRRPQDPTDNATPSGWTAAAGALLSYAAQTGAEPHRTAAERALGVVKALGPRVPRFIGWGLAVAEAYLDGPREVAVVGSSLGDEGAKTLHRTALLGTAPGAVVAFGVAESDELPLLADRPLVDGGPAAYVCRNFTCDAPTTDPERLRTALSR comes from the coding sequence ATGCCGAACCGACTGGCCCATGAGACGTCCCCCTACCTGCTCCAGCACGCCGACAACCCGGTCGACTGGTGGCCCTGGTCGGAGGAGGCATTCGCCGAGGCGCGGCGGCGAGGCGTGCCGGTGCTGCTCAGCGTCGGCTATTCAAGCTGCCATTGGTGCCATGTCCTCGCTCGGGAAAGCTTCGAGGACGAAGCGGTCGCCGCCTACATGAACGAGCACTTCGTCAGCATCAAGGTCGACCGCGAGGAACGCCCCGACGTCGACGCCGTCTACATGGAGGCCGTCCAGGCGGCCACCGGTCAGGGCGGCTGGCCCATGACCGTGTTTCTCACGCCGGATGCCGAGCCCTTCTACTTCGGGACGTACTTCCCGCCCGCGCCCCGCCACGGCATGCCCTCCTTCCGGCAGGTGCTGGAGGGGGTGCGCAGCGCGTGGACCGACCGGCGGGACGAGGTCGCCGAGGTCGCAGGGAAGATCACGCGGGACCTGTCCCGGCGCGAGATCGACTACGGCGGCACCGAGGCCCCCGGCGAGGAGGAGCTGTCCGGGGCGCTGCTCGGGCTGACGCGGGAGTACGACCCGCAGCGCGGCGGATTCGGCGGCGCGCCCAAGTTCCCGCCGTCCATGGCGCTGGAGTTCCTGCTGCGGCATCATGCCCGCACCGGTTCCGAGGGCGCTCTGGAGATGGCCCGGGACACCTGCGAGCGGATGGCGCGCGGGGGGATCTACGACCAGCTCGCGGGCGGGTTCGCGCGCTACTCCGTCGACCGCGAGTGGGTCGTCCCGCACTTCGAGAAGATGCTCTACGACAACGCCCTGCTCTGCCGGGTCTACGCCCACCTGTGGCGCAGCACCGGTTCGGAGCTGGCCCGGCGCGTGGCCGTCGAGACCGCCGACTTCATCGTGCGTGAACTCCGCACGAACGAGGGCGGGTTCGCCTCCGCCCTCGACGCCGACAGCGACGACGGCACCGGCAAGCACGTCGAAGGTGCCTACTACGTCTGGACGCCCGCGCAGCTCACCGAGGTTCTGGGAGAGGACGCCGAACTCGCCGCCCAGTACTTCGGCGTGACCGACGACGGGACCTTCGAAGAGGGGCAGTCCGTTCTTCAACTGCCGCAGAGCGAAGGGGTCTTCGACGCCGAGAAGGTCGAGTCGGTCAAGAGCCGTCTCCTGGACGCCCGTTCACAGCGCCCCGCTCCCGGCCGCGACGACAAGGTGGTCGCCGCCTGGAACGGCCTCGCGATCGCCGCGCTCGCCGAGACCGGCGCCTACTTCGACCGCCCCGACCTGGTCGAGGCCGCCGTCTCCGCCGCCGATCTCCTCGTACGCCTGCATCTGGACGAGCACGCCAAGCTGGCCCGCACCAGCAAGGACGGCCAAGTCGGGGCGAACGCCGGGGTGTTGGAGGACTACGCCGATGTGGCCGAGGGCTTCCTCGCGCTCGCCTCGGTCACGGGGGAGGGGGTCTGGCTGGAGTTCGCCGGGTTCCTGCTCGACCACGTGCTCGCCGGGTTCGTCGATGAGTCGGGGGCGCTCTACGACACCGCCGTCGACGCCGAGCAGCTGATCCGGCGGCCGCAGGATCCGACCGACAACGCCACCCCGTCCGGGTGGACCGCCGCCGCCGGTGCGCTGCTCAGCTATGCCGCCCAGACCGGCGCCGAGCCCCATCGCACCGCCGCCGAGCGGGCGTTGGGGGTCGTGAAGGCGCTCGGGCCGCGCGTGCCGCGGTTCATCGGGTGGGGGCTCGCCGTCGCCGAGGCGTATCTCGACGGGCCGCGCGAGGTGGCCGTCGTAGGGTCCTCGCTCGGTGACGAAGGTGCGAAAACCTTGCACCGTACGGCACTTCTGGGGACCGCGCCCGGGGCCGTGGTCGCCTTCGGGGTGGCGGAGAGTGACGAGCTGCCGTTGCTCGCCGACCGGCCCTTGGTCGACGGTGGACCGGCCGCGTACGTTTGCCGTAACTTTACCTGCGACGCGCCGACGACCGACCCCGAGCGACTGCGCACCGCGCTGAGCAGGTGA
- a CDS encoding recombinase family protein, translated as MNLSAASEPSASIPVVSYARTSEDFRQRDGHGVRYQMRINERTAHEHGCTVVAAYGDSGRSASRAGATRPGFDRLVVDLRRGHTEDGQRVQGVVCVADDRLYRRAEDLARFVAALTSSPGRIYVDPRGVRDPYSEEGLFQAMRSLDAAVTETRIRSRRLADWHWARAVEGVPHSGPRPFGWREDRLSLHPYEAKIVEQAITDRIGGKSIRAVAREWRDLGVTGTRGGTPNAQTVTQIITAPRVCGYRANRGELLVVPQTGQPVVGRWEPVVAPEQWRAVCSTFSPGSLFMHRGSGAPRLTGSRNPAPSHLGTGFLRCGARCADGTICLGAMCAEKGRSRRSPYVYACRSCRRCSISGPLADLALEQLLFAETHADVSVPDGVQQRRQSDGMGLEEKRALVASAFVHCLVRPGVKGDHSWDFSRLEPVWR; from the coding sequence GTGAACCTCAGTGCCGCGAGCGAGCCGAGCGCATCGATACCGGTTGTGTCCTACGCCCGTACGTCGGAGGATTTCCGGCAACGCGATGGTCATGGTGTGCGCTATCAGATGCGGATCAATGAGCGGACCGCACATGAGCACGGTTGCACGGTGGTTGCCGCATACGGCGACAGCGGCCGCAGCGCGTCCAGAGCGGGAGCGACCAGACCCGGCTTCGACCGCCTGGTCGTGGACCTGCGGCGCGGGCACACCGAGGACGGGCAGCGCGTCCAAGGAGTTGTCTGTGTCGCCGATGACCGGCTGTATCGACGTGCGGAGGACCTGGCCCGGTTCGTCGCCGCGTTGACCAGTTCGCCCGGGAGGATCTACGTCGATCCGCGGGGCGTCCGAGATCCGTACTCGGAGGAGGGGCTGTTTCAGGCGATGCGATCGCTGGACGCGGCGGTCACGGAGACACGGATCAGAAGTCGACGACTGGCGGACTGGCACTGGGCCCGTGCCGTGGAGGGGGTGCCGCACAGCGGGCCGCGGCCCTTCGGTTGGCGGGAAGACCGGCTCTCTCTCCACCCGTACGAGGCCAAAATCGTCGAGCAGGCGATCACCGACCGTATCGGAGGCAAGTCCATCCGGGCCGTCGCACGTGAATGGCGTGATCTCGGTGTCACGGGCACCCGTGGCGGCACACCGAATGCGCAGACGGTCACCCAGATCATCACTGCACCGAGAGTGTGCGGGTATCGGGCGAACCGAGGTGAACTGCTGGTGGTTCCGCAGACAGGCCAACCGGTGGTCGGTCGTTGGGAACCCGTCGTGGCGCCCGAACAGTGGCGCGCGGTGTGCAGCACGTTCTCACCCGGAAGCCTGTTCATGCATCGGGGCAGCGGCGCTCCAAGACTGACAGGGAGTCGGAACCCAGCCCCCAGCCATCTCGGTACCGGCTTTCTCCGGTGTGGGGCTCGGTGCGCGGACGGCACGATCTGTCTCGGCGCCATGTGTGCTGAGAAAGGGAGGAGCAGGAGAAGTCCCTACGTCTACGCATGCCGTAGTTGCAGGCGGTGCAGCATCAGTGGGCCGCTCGCGGACTTGGCCCTTGAACAGCTGCTCTTCGCCGAGACACATGCAGATGTGAGTGTGCCCGACGGAGTCCAGCAGCGCCGGCAGTCCGACGGGATGGGACTTGAGGAGAAGCGGGCTCTCGTGGCGTCCGCCTTCGTCCACTGTCTCGTACGGCCCGGTGTGAAAGGCGATCACTCCTGGGACTTCTCACGGCTGGAACCCGTATGGCGTTGA
- a CDS encoding tetratricopeptide repeat protein, which translates to MRDSHRTDAERLLVRAVEEEVRRSGGRTDGQVLLARSRAALDAMAQTAAEEYEAYTRALDEASAGQLTFGQRYAKEGGGTPLLVAGVGAVAAVVADLALGAGTGTAFGAGVAVGVVGAAATVVKVTASHLPAAHHRAGAVSQPGGPEQLRLQWLTALEVRGIRPFLDQQRVLAASTGPTRKPGPQLRGADKSAAARRRSVLEQSFGQLPDAVGAFAGRRVELARIRQLVQAGRASTETRPTVVVLHGAPGSGRTTLAVRAAHDLRDQFRGACVVDLRGDSPGEPPLPTRDALLHLLNRLGAPREQLLFRERSSPDQQVKRLGELYHQHLTGLPVTIVLDDASDIAQVATLVPERSDSLVVVTARKPLDLPAELAAWVHQLPVESLDSAGAEELLGAAAQDGSEPYDAESADRIRELCGGLPLALRIAGSSLGPRSPGRLATDLGAYGPVEPVERALWLRYTDQSDQARTLLRRLALAGRASLGAAAAAALLATDDTEATRQLEALSRAGLIDHVRGTRYRLHDLVRAFAQARLLDEEEPAERTAAQERLIVNYGELADSVLRLVDGNMSTRSDRFGPHGFTSLDEALRWLDDESSFITSTLRHAEGVDQGAVLNLLGALCDYCLLRGDLYRLGEISELAQAVDQGLLVRSVQWRTGIAARQLGELDKARTTLTSVVDLYMEAHHDAGAARALCSLGITLHHQGNLTEAAAKLREALDLQAPPELATDRAWTMHALAAVERDRGRLPEAMRLLTDSLVLHRAGESVHGEAWAHFQLGQLGLRMGDIPRAESELTTALGLYGRTRDARGEAWALTQLARARLVAGDPSPAIDGLRQAAARHRDNEDARGEAWTVYYLGQALEETGNLDLAVRELERSRTMFSRMRDVYGLACARHHSARVTRDQRAAQTGSLRNSGFARQLLVDARADFQRIGVAHGEAWTCLELAVVDAGNARTQQALTLCDEAVGLFTSYGDHRGEDWAHFLRSTLLPYAAPGGVVVGTAVAQEELAQLSRARHPFRDEKLDDYVEAYQLLLERGVNLEAGWQAWRLGMVPSRHAREVMGVAVSGTP; encoded by the coding sequence ATGCGGGACAGCCATCGGACCGATGCCGAGCGGCTGTTGGTTCGGGCCGTGGAGGAGGAGGTGCGGCGCTCCGGCGGGCGCACGGACGGGCAGGTGCTGCTGGCGCGGTCCCGGGCCGCTCTGGACGCCATGGCCCAGACGGCGGCCGAGGAGTACGAGGCCTATACGAGGGCTCTCGACGAGGCGTCGGCGGGGCAGCTCACCTTCGGGCAGCGGTATGCCAAGGAGGGTGGCGGAACTCCCCTGCTGGTGGCGGGTGTTGGCGCGGTCGCCGCTGTGGTGGCCGACCTCGCCCTCGGGGCCGGGACCGGTACGGCGTTCGGCGCCGGGGTGGCCGTCGGGGTCGTGGGTGCGGCGGCGACCGTCGTGAAGGTGACCGCCTCGCATCTGCCCGCCGCGCATCACCGCGCGGGTGCCGTGAGTCAGCCCGGCGGTCCGGAGCAGTTGCGGTTGCAGTGGCTGACGGCGCTGGAGGTGCGGGGCATTCGGCCGTTCCTGGACCAGCAGCGGGTGCTCGCCGCGTCCACCGGGCCGACGCGGAAGCCGGGGCCGCAGTTGCGTGGTGCGGACAAGAGTGCGGCGGCGCGGAGAAGGAGTGTGCTGGAGCAGTCCTTCGGTCAACTCCCGGATGCTGTGGGGGCGTTCGCCGGGCGGCGGGTGGAGCTGGCCCGGATTCGGCAACTGGTGCAGGCGGGGCGCGCGAGTACGGAGACCCGGCCGACCGTGGTCGTGCTGCACGGTGCTCCCGGTTCGGGGCGTACCACTCTCGCGGTGCGGGCCGCGCACGATCTGCGGGACCAGTTCCGCGGTGCCTGCGTGGTGGACCTGCGCGGCGACAGCCCGGGTGAGCCGCCGTTGCCCACCCGTGACGCCCTGCTGCATCTGCTGAACCGGCTCGGCGCGCCGCGCGAGCAGCTGCTGTTCCGTGAGCGCTCCTCACCCGACCAACAGGTCAAGCGGCTGGGCGAGTTGTACCACCAGCACCTGACCGGACTGCCGGTGACGATCGTCCTGGACGACGCCTCCGATATCGCGCAGGTGGCGACGCTGGTGCCCGAGCGCTCGGACAGCCTGGTGGTGGTCACCGCCCGCAAGCCTCTCGACCTGCCCGCCGAACTCGCCGCCTGGGTGCACCAGTTGCCGGTGGAGTCGCTGGACTCGGCGGGCGCGGAGGAGCTGCTGGGCGCGGCGGCGCAGGACGGTTCGGAGCCGTACGACGCCGAATCCGCCGACCGCATCAGGGAGTTGTGCGGCGGGCTGCCGCTGGCGCTGCGGATCGCGGGCTCGTCCCTCGGCCCGCGCTCACCGGGTCGACTGGCCACGGATCTCGGCGCGTACGGACCCGTGGAACCGGTCGAACGGGCGCTGTGGCTGCGCTACACCGACCAGTCGGACCAGGCCCGCACCCTGCTGCGGCGGCTCGCGCTGGCCGGCCGGGCCTCACTGGGCGCGGCGGCCGCGGCGGCCCTGCTGGCCACCGACGACACGGAGGCCACCCGCCAACTGGAGGCCCTGTCCCGGGCGGGCCTCATCGACCACGTCCGCGGCACCCGCTACCGCCTGCACGACCTGGTCCGCGCCTTCGCCCAGGCCCGCCTCCTCGACGAGGAGGAGCCGGCCGAACGTACCGCCGCGCAGGAGCGGTTGATCGTGAACTACGGCGAACTCGCCGACTCCGTCCTGCGGTTGGTCGACGGCAACATGTCGACGCGCTCGGACCGGTTCGGCCCGCACGGCTTCACCTCGCTCGACGAGGCGCTGCGCTGGCTGGACGACGAGTCGAGCTTCATCACCTCGACGCTGCGGCACGCGGAGGGCGTCGACCAGGGCGCCGTACTGAATCTGCTGGGCGCGCTGTGCGACTACTGCCTGCTGCGCGGCGACCTCTACCGGCTCGGTGAGATCAGCGAGTTGGCGCAGGCCGTCGACCAGGGGCTGCTTGTCCGCTCGGTGCAGTGGCGCACCGGTATCGCGGCCCGGCAGCTCGGCGAACTCGACAAGGCGCGCACCACCCTCACCTCCGTCGTCGACCTCTACATGGAGGCCCATCACGACGCGGGCGCCGCACGCGCCCTCTGCTCCCTCGGCATCACCCTCCACCACCAGGGCAACCTCACCGAGGCGGCGGCGAAACTCCGCGAGGCCCTCGACCTGCAAGCTCCGCCCGAACTCGCCACGGACCGCGCCTGGACGATGCACGCCCTGGCCGCCGTAGAGCGGGATCGCGGCCGACTCCCGGAAGCCATGCGGCTGTTGACCGACTCCCTCGTCCTGCACCGCGCCGGCGAGTCCGTCCACGGCGAGGCCTGGGCCCACTTCCAGCTCGGCCAACTCGGCCTGCGCATGGGCGACATCCCGCGCGCCGAGTCCGAACTCACCACCGCCCTCGGCCTCTACGGCCGCACCCGCGACGCCCGCGGCGAGGCCTGGGCGCTGACCCAGCTGGCCCGCGCCCGACTCGTCGCCGGCGACCCGTCCCCCGCGATCGACGGCCTGCGCCAGGCGGCCGCCCGGCACCGCGACAACGAGGACGCCCGCGGCGAGGCCTGGACCGTCTACTACCTCGGCCAGGCCCTGGAGGAGACCGGCAACCTCGACCTCGCGGTGCGCGAACTGGAACGCTCCCGCACGATGTTCTCCCGCATGCGCGACGTCTACGGCCTCGCCTGCGCCCGGCACCACTCGGCACGCGTCACCCGCGACCAGCGCGCGGCCCAGACCGGTTCGCTGCGCAACTCCGGGTTCGCCCGCCAGCTCCTGGTCGACGCCCGCGCCGACTTCCAGCGCATCGGCGTAGCCCACGGCGAGGCCTGGACCTGCCTGGAGCTCGCGGTCGTCGACGCGGGCAACGCCCGTACCCAACAGGCGTTGACGCTGTGCGACGAGGCCGTAGGCCTGTTCACCTCGTACGGCGACCACCGCGGCGAGGACTGGGCCCACTTCCTGCGCTCCACGCTGCTGCCGTACGCGGCCCCCGGCGGGGTCGTGGTCGGCACGGCGGTCGCCCAGGAGGAACTGGCCCAGCTGTCCCGCGCCCGCCACCCGTTCCGCGACGAGAAACTCGACGACTACGTGGAGGCGTACCAGCTGCTGCTGGAGCGGGGCGTGAACCTGGAGGCGGGCTGGCAGGCGTGGCGGCTGGGCATGGTGCCGAGCCGGCATGCACGGGAGGTGATGGGGGTGGCGGTGTCCGGCACCCCCTGA
- the mca gene encoding mycothiol conjugate amidase Mca, with protein MAVHAHPDDESSKGAATMAKYVSEGVDVLVVTCTGGERGSILNPKLQGDTYIEEHIHEVRKKEMDEAREILGIKQEWLGFVDSGLPEGDPLPPLPEGCFALEDVDKAAGELVKQIRSFRPQVITTYDENGGYPHPDHIMTHKISMVAFEGATDTEKYPESEYGPAYRPQKLYYNQGFNRQRTEALHNALLARGLESPYEEWLKRWNDSGHTERTLTTHIPCAEFFEIRDKALLAHATQIDPDGGWFRVPMEIQKEVWPTEEYELAKSLVDTSLPEDDLFAGIRDNA; from the coding sequence ATGGCCGTCCACGCGCACCCCGACGACGAGTCGAGCAAGGGCGCGGCCACCATGGCGAAGTACGTGTCCGAGGGGGTGGACGTGCTGGTCGTGACCTGCACGGGCGGGGAGCGCGGCTCCATCCTCAACCCGAAGCTCCAGGGCGACACGTACATCGAGGAGCACATCCACGAGGTGCGCAAGAAGGAGATGGACGAGGCCCGCGAGATCCTCGGCATCAAGCAGGAGTGGCTCGGCTTCGTCGACTCGGGGCTGCCCGAGGGCGACCCGCTGCCGCCGCTGCCCGAGGGCTGCTTCGCGCTGGAGGACGTCGACAAGGCGGCCGGCGAGCTGGTGAAGCAGATCCGTTCGTTCCGTCCGCAGGTGATCACCACCTATGACGAGAACGGCGGTTACCCGCACCCCGACCACATCATGACCCACAAGATCTCGATGGTGGCGTTCGAGGGCGCGACGGACACCGAGAAGTACCCGGAGTCGGAGTACGGCCCGGCGTACCGGCCGCAGAAGCTGTACTACAACCAGGGCTTCAACCGGCAGCGCACCGAGGCCCTGCACAACGCGCTGCTGGCGCGCGGCCTGGAGTCGCCGTACGAGGAGTGGCTCAAGCGCTGGAACGACTCGGGGCACACCGAGCGCACGCTCACCACTCACATTCCGTGCGCCGAGTTCTTCGAGATCCGCGACAAGGCGCTGCTCGCGCACGCCACGCAGATCGACCCCGACGGCGGCTGGTTCCGGGTGCCGATGGAGATCCAGAAGGAGGTCTGGCCGACCGAGGAGTACGAGCTCGCGAAGTCCCTCGTCGATACCTCCCTCCCCGAGGACGATCTGTTTGCGGGCATCCGCGACAATGCCTGA
- a CDS encoding DUF4307 domain-containing protein, translating into MSTASTRLPEGRYGRSSDERADHKLRIAGAVLAAMLLALVGYFAYHYVVEAKISAEVITFQASGNEVKVHLEVHKDSGTTGYCTLRSQAADQSEVGRADFHFGGSATRIDRVVTLRTTARGTTAELLGCHSD; encoded by the coding sequence ATGAGTACGGCGAGTACGCGACTGCCCGAGGGCCGTTACGGCCGCTCGTCGGACGAGCGTGCCGACCACAAGCTCAGGATCGCCGGCGCCGTCCTCGCGGCGATGCTGCTCGCCCTCGTCGGGTACTTCGCCTACCACTACGTCGTCGAGGCCAAGATCAGCGCCGAGGTGATCACCTTCCAGGCCTCGGGCAACGAGGTCAAGGTGCATCTGGAGGTCCACAAGGACTCCGGGACCACCGGCTACTGCACCCTGCGCTCCCAGGCCGCCGACCAGTCCGAGGTGGGCCGCGCCGACTTCCACTTCGGCGGCTCCGCGACCCGCATCGACCGGGTCGTCACCCTGCGCACCACGGCCAGGGGCACCACGGCCGAGCTGCTGGGCTGCCACTCCGACTGA